GTCGCGATGGGCAGCTGCGGCATCCGCTATCTGATCGCGCGGCGCCGGGGCTGATCGTGCAGAACACCCTGTCCGCACTCCGTCAGGACCGCGGCTGGTCGCAGCAACGGCTCGCCGACGAGCTCGGCGTCTCGCGCCAGACGATCATCTCGATCGAACGCGGACGCTTCGACCCGAGCCTGCCGCTCGCGTTCCGCATCGCGCGGCTGTTCGAGACGACGATCGAGACCGTGTTCGAGCCCGACGACGCCGACTGACTCAGCCGCGCGAGTGATTCAGCCGCGCGAGGCCCACCACTCGCGGAGGCGCTGCTCGGCGGCATCCGGTCCGATGACACCCTCGTCGAGACGGATGTCGAGCAGGAACCGGTACGCCTCGCCGACCTCACGGCCGGGACGGATGCCGAGGACCTCCTGGATCCGGTTGCCGTCGAGCTCCGGGCGCATCGACTCGAGCTCCTCCTGCTCGGCGAGCTGCGCGATGCGGGCTTCGATGTCGTCGTACGCCGTGCGGAGCCGGCCGGCCTTGCGCTTGTTCCGCGTCGTGACGTCGGCGCGCGTGAGGATGTGCAGCCGCTCGAGCTGCTCGCCGGCGTCGCGCACGTACCGGCGGACGGCCGAGTCGGTCCACGCGCCCTCGGCGTAGCCGAAGAAGCGGAGGTGCTGCTCGATGAGCTGACACACGGCATCCGTCGTCGCTCCGTCGAACCGCAGCGCCTGCAGGCGCTTGCGGGCCATGCGGGCGCCCTTGACGTCGTGGTGGTGGAAGCTCACGGCGCCGCCGGGCTCGAGCTTGCGGGTCGCCGGCTTGCCGATGTCGTGCAGGAGCGCCGCGAGGCGGAGGGTCACGTCGGGCGCCTGCCCCGGGTGACGCTCGTTCTCGAGCTCGATCGCCTGTGCGAGCACGGTGAGCGAGTGCTCGTAGACGTCCTTGTGGTGGTGGTGCTCGTCGACCTCGAGGCGTAGGGCCGGCACCTCGGGCAGGAACAACTCCATGAGCCCGGTGTCGACGAGCAGACGGATGCCGCGGTCCGGCGCCTCCGTCGAGAGGAGCTTCACGAGCTCGCCCTGCACCCGCTCGGGACTCACGATCGACAGGCTCGGCGCGAGCCGGCTCATCGCCTCGAGAGTCGCGGGATGGACC
This DNA window, taken from Microbacterium sp. MM2322, encodes the following:
- a CDS encoding helix-turn-helix transcriptional regulator, whose amino-acid sequence is MQNTLSALRQDRGWSQQRLADELGVSRQTIISIERGRFDPSLPLAFRIARLFETTIETVFEPDDAD
- a CDS encoding CCA tRNA nucleotidyltransferase produces the protein MLNMAEGLARLGALAESPVSAALARAFADAGFELAIVGGPVRDALLGRAVNDLDYTTNARPDDILRIVKPLSTATWDIGRAFGTIGAKVRGEQVEITTYRADSYDGTTRKPTVEFGDTLEQDLVRRDFTVNAMALRIPGPSLVDPTGGVEDLIGQTLRTPTDPDVSFGDDPLRMLRAARFASQLGVEVHPATLEAMSRLAPSLSIVSPERVQGELVKLLSTEAPDRGIRLLVDTGLMELFLPEVPALRLEVDEHHHHKDVYEHSLTVLAQAIELENERHPGQAPDVTLRLAALLHDIGKPATRKLEPGGAVSFHHHDVKGARMARKRLQALRFDGATTDAVCQLIEQHLRFFGYAEGAWTDSAVRRYVRDAGEQLERLHILTRADVTTRNKRKAGRLRTAYDDIEARIAQLAEQEELESMRPELDGNRIQEVLGIRPGREVGEAYRFLLDIRLDEGVIGPDAAEQRLREWWASRG